In Candidatus Defluviilinea proxima, a single genomic region encodes these proteins:
- a CDS encoding MerR family transcriptional regulator gives MFSTTPAYNLKVVLKETGLAADTLRAWERRYGLPNPNRTAGGHRLYSQRDIETIKWLINRQAEGLSISRAVDMWNEQIASGSDPLAGAASMASTSSLAVPPVSSDSNLASLRADWISACSDFDEVLAEQILNQAFSVFPVESVCTDILQKGMSEIGNLWYQNKLSVQQEHFASGLAMRRLDALLSAAPPPTRKETILVGCPADEWHTFTPLLIALLLRRRGYKVIYLGANVPADRFVETVRDTKADLVLLVAQQLISAATLQGTAHALVNKDIPVAFGGRIFNLRPNLMDYIPGHFLGSDIGSAISEIEKILKAKVVPNAKKAASQGHIAAHQAYTSKRTKIEASIKEILQPLAISPDDVNTGMHFLGDQITAALQLGDMSHVSAEIDWLQMLLTAHATQPEQLVNFMEVYSQAVDKNINGQGKPISEWLGAEMQKLKA, from the coding sequence ATGTTCAGTACAACGCCCGCCTACAACCTCAAGGTCGTTCTCAAAGAAACAGGTCTCGCCGCAGACACTTTACGCGCCTGGGAACGCCGCTATGGACTTCCCAACCCTAACCGGACGGCGGGCGGGCATCGTTTGTACTCCCAACGTGACATCGAAACCATCAAGTGGCTGATCAATCGACAGGCCGAGGGGCTTTCCATCTCCCGTGCCGTGGATATGTGGAACGAACAGATCGCCTCAGGCTCGGACCCGTTAGCTGGTGCGGCCTCAATGGCATCTACCTCTTCTTTAGCTGTTCCTCCCGTCTCCTCCGATTCAAACCTCGCATCCCTGCGCGCGGACTGGATCAGTGCCTGCTCTGATTTCGATGAAGTTCTCGCTGAGCAAATTCTCAATCAGGCGTTCTCGGTCTTTCCCGTTGAATCCGTTTGCACCGATATTCTGCAAAAAGGGATGTCTGAGATCGGTAACCTTTGGTATCAAAATAAGTTGAGCGTGCAACAGGAACATTTCGCATCAGGTCTCGCCATGCGCCGCCTCGATGCATTGCTCAGCGCTGCCCCCCCGCCGACACGAAAAGAAACCATCCTTGTCGGTTGCCCTGCAGACGAATGGCACACGTTCACGCCGCTTCTCATCGCTCTGCTCTTACGCCGCCGTGGATACAAAGTCATCTACCTCGGCGCGAATGTACCTGCGGATCGTTTCGTAGAAACTGTCAGAGACACCAAAGCCGATTTGGTCCTGTTGGTTGCACAACAACTCATCAGTGCCGCCACACTGCAAGGCACCGCACATGCTCTCGTGAACAAAGATATCCCTGTCGCTTTTGGCGGGCGCATCTTCAATCTACGCCCCAACCTGATGGACTATATCCCCGGTCACTTTCTAGGCAGTGACATTGGTTCTGCAATCAGTGAGATCGAAAAGATACTAAAAGCCAAAGTCGTGCCCAACGCAAAAAAAGCCGCATCACAAGGACACATCGCCGCGCATCAGGCATATACATCCAAACGCACAAAGATCGAAGCCTCGATCAAAGAAATCCTTCAACCCCTCGCCATCTCGCCCGATGATGTCAACACAGGCATGCACTTCCTCGGCGACCAGATCACCGCCGCTCTGCAACTGGGCGATATGTCACACGTCTCTGCCGAAATAGATTGGTTGCAAATGCTCCTCACCGCACACGCCACACAACCCGAGCAACTTGTCAACTTTATGGAAGTCTACTCCCAAGCTGTAGACAAGAACATCAATGGCCAAGGCAAGCCCATCTCTGAATGGTTGGGGGCTGAAATGCAAAAGCTGAAAGCATAA
- a CDS encoding MFS transporter produces MMNNKLLFSILLVVFIDLLGFSLILPLLPYYAETFNASKFTTGLLIAVYALMQLIGAPILGRLSDRYGRRPILLVSVFGTFLGFLLLGFANTLWILFAARIIDGITGGNLSVAQAYISDVTDAQNRAKGLGLIGAAFGIGFIIGPVTGGLLSQYGYNVPAFVAAGLSFFNFILIYAWLPESLTKEKREQIGEQKKPAVTLGALLTALQRPFTGSLLITRFFFGLAFAIFQTIFSLYALAKFNLSARDTGFVLTYVGVLSVIVQGFLVGKLTARFREDHLIMASVALMAISLFGWALVPSVFWLLVVLTPTALSGGILNTLLSSTLTKAVAPHEIGGILGLSAAVESSTRIIAPILGGALLDKVGTWSPGAFGAVVMIGVTIYVSAKILNHPIVISLKQEPIPAPVIVND; encoded by the coding sequence TTGATGAATAACAAGCTTCTCTTCTCGATATTATTGGTTGTCTTCATTGACTTGCTCGGCTTCAGCCTGATCCTGCCCTTGCTCCCTTATTATGCAGAGACGTTCAACGCCAGCAAATTCACAACGGGATTACTCATTGCTGTATATGCCCTCATGCAATTGATCGGCGCACCCATCCTCGGCCGCCTCTCCGACCGCTACGGACGTCGTCCCATTTTATTGGTCAGTGTTTTTGGCACTTTCCTCGGCTTTCTGTTGCTGGGCTTTGCCAATACACTTTGGATCCTTTTCGCCGCCCGTATCATTGACGGCATCACTGGCGGCAACCTGAGCGTGGCACAAGCCTACATCTCCGATGTAACAGATGCCCAAAACCGCGCCAAGGGACTTGGCCTGATCGGCGCCGCTTTTGGTATCGGCTTCATCATCGGCCCCGTCACTGGCGGGTTGTTGAGCCAGTATGGATACAACGTCCCTGCGTTCGTTGCAGCGGGTTTGTCGTTCTTCAACTTCATCCTGATCTATGCCTGGCTTCCTGAATCGCTGACAAAAGAAAAGCGCGAGCAAATCGGTGAACAAAAGAAACCCGCCGTCACCCTCGGCGCACTTCTCACCGCTTTGCAGCGTCCTTTCACGGGTTCATTGCTTATCACTCGTTTCTTCTTTGGTCTGGCATTCGCCATCTTCCAAACCATCTTCTCGCTCTATGCGCTTGCCAAGTTCAATCTGTCTGCCCGTGATACGGGATTCGTCCTCACTTATGTTGGCGTGTTATCTGTCATCGTGCAGGGATTTCTCGTTGGCAAACTCACTGCTCGCTTCCGTGAAGATCATCTCATCATGGCATCCGTTGCACTGATGGCCATTTCTCTGTTTGGCTGGGCATTGGTACCCTCCGTATTCTGGTTATTGGTCGTTCTAACGCCCACGGCTTTATCTGGCGGTATTCTTAACACGTTGCTCTCCAGCACGCTCACCAAAGCCGTTGCCCCGCATGAGATCGGCGGCATCCTCGGTCTATCTGCCGCAGTGGAAAGTTCCACGCGCATCATCGCCCCGATTCTTGGAGGCGCATTGCTCGACAAAGTCGGTACCTGGTCACCTGGCGCATTTGGTGCGGTCGTTATGATCGGTGTAACCATTTATGTTTCAGCAAAGATCCTGAACCATCCGATCGTCATCTCCCTCAAACAGGAGCCTATCCCCGCCCCCGTTATCGTGAACGATTAG
- a CDS encoding deoxyribodipyrimidine photo-lyase — MTAIWWIRRDLRLTDNVALHSALGVDSVLPVFIIDPAFSSQSPRRRDFLYEGLHALDKDLRERNSYLVIRKGSPLDVLKQLVDETKADAIFAEEDFTPYARKRDLEIEHHLPLHLVNGQTVHHPNAVLKADGKPYTVYTPYSKVWKAKLPAQLNLYPAPEKINTPFEITNEPLPPFKVNPLFPAGEKEALVRLEEFLHKRIYEYGDNRNRMDLDGTSSLSPYLRFGMLGLRQAVSAAIQAEGKARVEAPRKSAETWLNELIWREFYIQILYHFPYVSKTSFNPSLANIPWRNDVSEFEAWKRGETGVPVVDAAMRQLKETGWMHNRARMIVASYLVKDLLIDWRWGEAWFMENLLDGDIAANNGGWQWTAGTGTDAAPYFRVFNPVLQSAKFDPNGEYIRKWVPELRGVDAKDIHAPWEKGIKVKDYPERPIIERDKDRTLQAYKLSKESIKAR, encoded by the coding sequence ATGACAGCAATCTGGTGGATTCGCCGCGACTTAAGGCTGACGGACAACGTTGCGCTTCATTCCGCGCTCGGAGTTGATTCGGTCCTCCCGGTCTTTATCATCGATCCGGCCTTTTCCTCCCAATCCCCCCGTCGGAGAGATTTCCTTTACGAAGGGTTACATGCACTCGATAAGGATTTGCGTGAACGCAATTCGTATCTCGTAATCCGTAAAGGCAGTCCCCTTGATGTTCTAAAACAACTCGTGGACGAAACCAAAGCGGACGCCATCTTCGCTGAAGAGGACTTCACTCCCTATGCCCGCAAACGCGACCTCGAGATCGAGCATCATCTCCCCCTCCACCTCGTCAACGGACAAACTGTCCATCACCCGAATGCAGTTTTGAAGGCAGATGGTAAACCTTATACAGTCTACACACCGTACTCAAAAGTATGGAAGGCAAAACTTCCAGCGCAATTAAACTTATATCCTGCACCTGAAAAAATAAATACACCGTTTGAGATCACAAACGAGCCTTTGCCACCCTTCAAGGTCAATCCACTTTTCCCTGCGGGAGAAAAAGAAGCATTGGTTCGGCTAGAAGAGTTCTTGCATAAACGCATCTATGAATATGGTGACAACCGCAACCGCATGGATTTAGATGGCACATCATCATTGTCGCCCTATCTGCGTTTTGGAATGCTTGGACTGAGACAAGCTGTCAGTGCAGCGATACAGGCTGAAGGTAAGGCAAGAGTCGAAGCACCTCGTAAAAGTGCAGAAACTTGGTTGAATGAATTGATCTGGCGCGAGTTCTATATTCAGATCCTGTATCACTTTCCGTATGTGTCCAAGACATCATTCAATCCTTCGCTGGCGAATATCCCGTGGCGAAACGATGTGTCAGAGTTTGAAGCGTGGAAGAGGGGCGAGACAGGTGTCCCTGTGGTGGATGCGGCGATGCGTCAACTCAAAGAGACCGGCTGGATGCATAACCGCGCGCGGATGATCGTTGCATCGTATCTCGTGAAGGACTTGTTGATCGATTGGCGTTGGGGCGAAGCGTGGTTCATGGAAAATCTGCTTGATGGCGATATTGCAGCGAACAATGGCGGCTGGCAATGGACAGCGGGCACAGGCACTGATGCCGCACCATATTTCAGAGTGTTCAACCCCGTTCTGCAAAGCGCCAAATTTGACCCAAACGGCGAGTACATCCGCAAGTGGGTTCCCGAGTTGCGCGGCGTGGACGCGAAAGACATTCATGCGCCGTGGGAAAAGGGAATCAAAGTAAAAGACTATCCTGAACGACCGATTATTGAACGAGATAAGGATAGAACGTTGCAAGCGTATAAGTTATCAAAGGAAAGTATCAAAGCACGATGA
- a CDS encoding cytochrome P450, translating to MTQSISPETGRAALSALFKEGSPLGPLKVMAKHVGYFFQIPLPMFKPYVVFGPEANRKVLVTERNKVLWRNTDPVTDLLRQGVLIVDGEEHDRYRKLMEPPLHPSQLPNYTEIMISQTERVASQWKDGETVDMLIESRKIALLIIMETLFNKDVWDDLPRIWTPILKAIEYISPGMWIIWRKMPRLGFGKHLKVLDEYLYGIIEDRRRLTIDREAVGPSSTVHRPNDLLQHLIDAGLTDDVIRDQMLTMLIAGHDTSTALLAWTFALLGQHPDVHQRVIHEVSTMDKSPLLDQVIKESLRLYPPIHIGNRRIAEEMEFTEGNVPKDERMFYSIYLTHRDQSIWENAESFCPERFAHGRKTPPFSYVPFGGGPRACIGAAFGQAEARIVMSELLRNYKFEFTNHKIHTHMGATLEPRPGVMMKVAKRFSVVE from the coding sequence ATGACACAAAGTATTTCTCCAGAAACTGGGCGCGCCGCATTGAGCGCGCTTTTCAAAGAAGGTTCACCGCTTGGACCATTGAAAGTGATGGCAAAGCATGTGGGTTACTTTTTTCAAATCCCCTTGCCGATGTTCAAGCCATATGTGGTCTTTGGTCCTGAAGCGAACCGCAAAGTGTTAGTCACCGAACGCAATAAGGTTTTGTGGCGGAACACCGATCCCGTCACGGACCTGTTACGTCAAGGCGTATTGATCGTCGATGGCGAAGAACATGACCGTTATCGCAAACTCATGGAGCCACCACTTCATCCGTCACAGTTACCCAATTACACTGAGATTATGATTTCTCAAACTGAGCGCGTTGCATCGCAATGGAAAGATGGCGAGACAGTGGACATGCTCATCGAGAGCCGCAAAATCGCCCTGCTCATCATCATGGAAACGCTGTTCAACAAAGATGTATGGGATGACCTGCCACGTATCTGGACACCCATCCTCAAAGCCATCGAATACATCTCACCTGGGATGTGGATCATCTGGCGCAAGATGCCGAGGCTGGGGTTTGGTAAACACTTGAAGGTGTTGGATGAATATCTATATGGAATTATCGAAGACCGTAGACGATTGACCATAGACCGTGAAGCAGTCGGTCCGTCGTCCACCGTCCACCGTCCAAACGACCTTCTTCAACACTTGATAGATGCTGGGCTTACCGACGATGTGATCCGCGACCAAATGTTGACAATGCTCATCGCGGGACACGATACATCCACTGCCCTGCTGGCATGGACGTTCGCCTTGCTTGGCCAGCACCCTGATGTTCATCAACGTGTAATTCATGAAGTGAGCACGATGGACAAGTCTCCATTGCTCGACCAAGTCATCAAAGAAAGTTTGCGTTTGTATCCTCCTATCCATATCGGCAATCGCCGCATCGCAGAAGAGATGGAGTTTACAGAAGGGAATGTCCCTAAAGATGAGAGGATGTTCTATTCAATCTACCTCACCCACCGTGACCAGTCCATTTGGGAGAACGCTGAATCCTTCTGCCCTGAACGTTTCGCCCACGGACGAAAGACGCCGCCGTTTTCATATGTGCCATTCGGTGGAGGGCCACGGGCATGTATCGGTGCGGCGTTCGGTCAAGCCGAGGCGCGCATTGTCATGTCAGAGTTACTTCGCAATTACAAATTTGAATTTACGAATCACAAGATCCACACCCACATGGGCGCCACATTGGAACCGCGACCGGGGGTGATGATGAAGGTAGCAAAAAGATTTTCGGTGGTTGAGTAG
- a CDS encoding lycopene cyclase domain-containing protein, with protein sequence MTYFGFLLRFVFIPILIFLAITLWDNRNGKQSHGFRNGRAVWTAIGIHVLLAVTYTTPWDNYLVATGVWYYNPDLVTGIVLGYVPIEEYTFFVVETILAGLWWWFLSRRLSPPSAQFAPNKKLIQVSSGILIVVWMIFTYLFFFDDEKWTYLSIILFWALPAILPQLLFGADILWHYRKLVFWAIMVPGTYLSLMDIVALRDTTWSISKSQTTGILFFGILPIEEVLFFFITNVLITFGMTLLLANVSEGRVAEIKEQFRAWKEAGLRLQKS encoded by the coding sequence ATGACATATTTCGGATTTCTACTTCGTTTTGTATTCATCCCCATTCTGATCTTCCTTGCCATCACCCTATGGGACAACAGGAACGGCAAACAGAGTCACGGCTTCCGTAATGGACGTGCCGTGTGGACTGCGATTGGTATTCACGTTTTACTTGCAGTGACGTACACTACTCCGTGGGATAACTATCTCGTAGCAACGGGCGTCTGGTATTACAACCCCGATCTCGTAACAGGCATCGTACTTGGATATGTCCCCATTGAAGAATACACGTTCTTCGTCGTCGAAACAATCCTTGCTGGGCTATGGTGGTGGTTCTTATCGAGAAGGCTATCTCCCCCATCAGCACAATTTGCGCCAAACAAAAAACTTATACAAGTATCCAGCGGCATACTGATCGTCGTTTGGATGATCTTCACTTATCTCTTTTTCTTCGACGATGAAAAATGGACGTATCTGTCCATCATCCTATTCTGGGCCTTACCCGCGATTCTTCCCCAACTTCTGTTTGGTGCTGATATTCTCTGGCATTATCGTAAGTTGGTATTTTGGGCGATCATGGTCCCAGGGACGTATCTCTCACTGATGGATATCGTTGCATTGAGAGATACGACCTGGTCCATTTCAAAGTCACAGACGACAGGAATTTTGTTCTTTGGCATCCTTCCCATCGAAGAAGTTTTATTTTTCTTCATCACGAATGTTCTTATCACATTCGGTATGACCCTCCTGCTGGCAAACGTCAGCGAGGGAAGGGTTGCAGAGATCAAGGAACAATTTCGGGCATGGAAAGAGGCGGGGCTTCGTCTACAGAAGAGTTGA
- a CDS encoding MATE family efflux transporter yields MSLSFFKDRAFLREMLKIAIPISLQQLINASLNLIDVLMVGQLGEASIAGIGLSNQVFFVFILLLFGLTSGMSIFAAQFWGRREMDPIRKVLGMSILSASVIALIFTIAATVFTRPVLSLFTNDANVIDIGSQYLFIVGFSYIAVAITTSYVSTLRSIQLVALTVVATIVALIFKTILGILLIFGYWGFPALGVSGAAIATASGRVLELILLLVLIYTQKTPLAANPLTFFKFEFPFFRRVLQTALPAVANELFWSVGIATYNAIYARIGTEAIAAINVNATIEELGFVVFIGLGNACAVMVGNRIGAGKKDEAYETVKHIVRLSVVFALVIGAIVILVRDIVAGWYNLSPEGIYNVRMLMLVMAGVLWIRMINFTTFIGALRAGGDTIFALVMEICSIWLIGVPAAYIGAFVLKLPVYYVYLMVGLEEVAKAVVSIWRFRSRKWIHDLVNSSVDEAPPLSMPEIVP; encoded by the coding sequence ATGTCCCTCTCCTTTTTCAAAGACCGTGCATTTCTGCGTGAAATGCTCAAAATTGCCATTCCAATTTCCCTGCAACAACTCATCAATGCATCTCTTAACCTGATCGATGTGCTCATGGTTGGCCAGTTGGGCGAAGCCTCCATTGCGGGTATCGGCCTCTCCAACCAGGTGTTCTTTGTCTTCATCCTCCTGCTCTTCGGACTGACCAGTGGCATGTCTATTTTTGCCGCGCAGTTCTGGGGCAGGCGCGAAATGGACCCCATCCGCAAAGTGCTGGGCATGAGCATTCTCAGTGCATCGGTCATTGCCCTTATTTTTACGATCGCCGCCACTGTCTTTACGCGCCCGGTTCTCAGTCTCTTCACCAATGACGCGAACGTGATCGATATTGGCTCGCAATATCTTTTCATCGTGGGTTTCTCCTACATTGCGGTTGCCATTACTACGTCATATGTTTCCACATTAAGAAGTATTCAACTCGTTGCCCTGACGGTTGTTGCGACCATTGTTGCGCTCATTTTTAAAACGATATTGGGAATCCTGCTCATTTTTGGGTATTGGGGATTCCCTGCCCTCGGGGTTAGCGGTGCGGCGATTGCTACCGCATCAGGCCGCGTATTAGAACTGATCCTGCTCCTCGTCTTGATCTACACTCAAAAGACCCCTCTCGCCGCCAACCCGTTGACCTTCTTCAAATTTGAATTCCCCTTCTTCCGCCGAGTTCTCCAAACCGCCTTGCCTGCTGTTGCCAACGAACTTTTCTGGTCTGTGGGCATTGCCACCTATAATGCCATCTATGCACGCATTGGCACGGAGGCGATCGCGGCCATCAATGTCAATGCGACCATTGAAGAGCTTGGCTTTGTTGTTTTCATAGGGTTGGGAAACGCCTGTGCCGTTATGGTGGGTAACCGTATCGGAGCGGGTAAAAAAGACGAAGCCTACGAGACCGTCAAACATATCGTAAGGTTAAGTGTCGTCTTTGCCTTGGTGATCGGAGCGATCGTAATTCTCGTGCGTGATATCGTGGCCGGTTGGTATAACCTTTCCCCCGAGGGTATCTATAACGTCCGCATGTTGATGTTGGTGATGGCAGGTGTCTTATGGATCCGCATGATCAACTTCACTACTTTTATCGGTGCCTTGCGTGCGGGTGGAGATACGATCTTTGCCCTCGTCATGGAGATCTGTTCCATCTGGCTCATCGGCGTCCCTGCCGCGTATATCGGCGCGTTCGTTTTGAAATTGCCTGTTTATTATGTATATCTCATGGTGGGTTTGGAAGAAGTTGCGAAGGCGGTCGTCAGCATCTGGCGATTCCGATCCCGCAAATGGATCCATGACCTCGTCAACTCTTCTGTAGACGAAGCCCCGCCTCTTTCCATGCCCGAAATTGTTCCTTGA
- a CDS encoding glycosyltransferase family 2 protein, whose amino-acid sequence MNPTYSIIAPIFNEKDNIAELHRRVSEVMDSTNEPWELVLVDDGSTDGSTDMIRELAKKDKRVRPVIFARNFGHQVAVTAGLDYSRGDAIVIIDADLQDPPELILEMSKKWKEGYEVVYAVRAEREGESWFKLWTASMFYRIIYRITDVKIPLDTGDFRLMDRNVVNVMNRMREKHRFLRGMSAWVGFKQIGVEYKRAARKAGETKYPFRKMFRLAINAVTSFSYFPLQVATYFGFASASVAIIAIPVVALLRLAGTHFFEGQTTTLIAVLFLGGVQLISLGILGEYIGRLYDEAKGRPLYIVREAPEDK is encoded by the coding sequence ATGAACCCTACTTATTCGATCATTGCCCCTATTTTCAATGAAAAAGATAACATCGCTGAACTTCATCGCCGTGTCAGCGAAGTAATGGACTCCACCAACGAGCCCTGGGAACTCGTCCTCGTGGACGATGGCTCCACAGATGGTTCCACAGATATGATCCGTGAACTTGCTAAAAAAGACAAGCGTGTTCGCCCCGTCATCTTTGCTCGTAACTTCGGACATCAAGTAGCAGTCACCGCTGGCCTTGATTACTCTCGAGGGGATGCCATCGTGATCATCGATGCAGACCTGCAAGACCCGCCTGAACTCATCCTTGAGATGTCGAAGAAATGGAAAGAAGGCTACGAAGTCGTATATGCTGTCCGCGCCGAACGTGAGGGAGAATCGTGGTTTAAATTGTGGACCGCGTCAATGTTCTATCGCATCATCTATCGCATCACTGATGTGAAGATCCCACTCGATACGGGCGACTTCCGCCTGATGGATCGCAACGTGGTTAACGTGATGAACCGTATGCGTGAGAAGCATCGCTTCTTGCGAGGTATGTCTGCGTGGGTGGGATTCAAACAGATCGGTGTGGAATACAAACGTGCAGCGCGCAAGGCTGGCGAGACCAAGTATCCCTTCCGCAAGATGTTCCGCCTTGCGATCAATGCTGTCACAAGTTTCTCCTACTTCCCATTACAAGTAGCGACCTATTTCGGTTTTGCCTCTGCAAGTGTTGCCATCATTGCCATTCCTGTTGTTGCACTTCTGCGTTTAGCTGGAACACACTTCTTCGAGGGGCAAACCACCACATTGATCGCAGTCCTCTTCCTTGGAGGTGTACAACTCATCTCCCTTGGGATCCTGGGCGAATATATTGGCCGTCTGTATGACGAAGCCAAAGGCCGCCCACTGTATATTGTCCGGGAAGCACCCGAAGATAAATAA
- a CDS encoding AI-2E family transporter: protein MKENTQWSLTFRYVAGILLFAAFVAFLFYAHEAIKNFVIAGFVAYLLSPAVEYLRTRTKMQRTTIVNLVFFSSVILLVGIPAALTPIFYDEVKIVVQDVLDLSTQISTMLAQPVYIGNIVFHLEGWAQSLAGVQSNLLAPLPEEMFSFLETTSVGVLWLLVILVSIYLLLSYWPDMRESLYSFVQPPYRPEINELYTRIRNIWMAYLRGQIVLMLVVGVVFTIVWWIMGIPGALVLGMIAGLFTLVPDVGPLIAAVLAAAVALLEGSTWIPLSNFWVAGIVIAVYIVLINAKNFFLRPIIMGRSVHMNEGLVFIVIIVATILEGILGALLIVPVFATLSIIIRYLRRKILGLPAFEDNESQQFVAPPEKVNPPKKKNKTQEVKPASDSTEPDSASQA from the coding sequence ATGAAAGAAAATACTCAATGGTCTCTTACATTTCGATATGTGGCTGGCATTTTATTGTTTGCCGCATTTGTCGCTTTCTTGTTTTATGCGCATGAAGCTATAAAGAATTTTGTGATCGCCGGGTTTGTGGCGTATCTGTTGAGCCCCGCTGTTGAATATCTTAGAACACGTACGAAGATGCAACGCACAACGATTGTGAATCTGGTGTTCTTCTCATCGGTCATTCTTCTCGTTGGCATTCCCGCCGCGTTGACCCCTATTTTTTATGATGAAGTGAAGATCGTTGTGCAAGATGTGCTCGACCTTTCGACACAGATCAGCACGATGCTTGCGCAACCTGTATACATCGGGAACATCGTGTTTCACCTGGAAGGCTGGGCACAAAGCCTGGCGGGTGTGCAAAGTAATTTGTTGGCGCCATTGCCTGAGGAGATGTTCTCGTTCTTGGAGACCACATCGGTGGGGGTGTTGTGGCTTCTCGTGATCCTCGTGAGCATATACCTGTTACTGTCCTACTGGCCTGATATGCGCGAAAGCCTGTATTCCTTTGTTCAGCCGCCGTATCGACCGGAGATCAACGAGCTATACACACGTATTCGCAACATCTGGATGGCCTACCTGCGCGGACAGATCGTATTGATGTTGGTCGTTGGTGTTGTGTTCACGATCGTGTGGTGGATCATGGGCATCCCCGGTGCACTTGTATTGGGTATGATCGCAGGGTTGTTCACACTCGTGCCAGATGTGGGACCCTTGATCGCGGCTGTGCTTGCCGCCGCTGTGGCTTTGCTTGAAGGTTCCACATGGATACCCCTCTCCAATTTTTGGGTGGCGGGTATTGTGATTGCTGTTTACATTGTGCTGATCAACGCCAAGAACTTTTTCCTTCGCCCGATCATCATGGGGCGAAGCGTCCACATGAACGAAGGACTGGTCTTCATCGTCATCATCGTGGCGACCATTCTCGAAGGTATTCTCGGTGCATTGCTGATCGTGCCTGTATTTGCAACCCTCTCCATCATTATCAGATATTTGCGCCGAAAGATTTTGGGCCTTCCAGCTTTTGAAGATAATGAAAGCCAGCAGTTTGTCGCACCGCCTGAAAAGGTCAATCCACCCAAAAAGAAAAATAAAACTCAGGAAGTAAAGCCCGCTTCCGACTCGACGGAACCTGATTCAGCATCACAAGCCTGA
- the thrC gene encoding threonine synthase translates to MGKFVGYRCSLCQTEYAPGEVTYTCLKDGGNLDIVLDYEAIKAKYQPEDILSRTDPSLWRYRPLLPVTMPEGDSTPLHVVGGTPVFKLTSLSKKLGLENLWLKDESRNPTASFKDRASAIVVARAKEIKAEVVVTASTGNAGAALAGMSAAVGQKAVIFAPKSAPQAKVAQLLIFGAKVILVDGTYDDAFDLTIKCANEFGWYCRNTGYNPFTAEGKKTAAFEIWEWWEETHRQWHEKVGADVDHSPLTVFVSVGDGNIIYGIHKGFKDLVQLGWLPRFPRIIGVQAEGSAAVANAFHGNTETITPVSAKTIADSISVDLPRDGVRAVRAAKETNGTYITVTDDEILQAIAELGKVGVFPEPAGAAAYAGLVKGAGSGVVRAEDPILVLNTGSGLKDVRAAMQAVKEAPIIEPTLNAVKKVL, encoded by the coding sequence ATGGGAAAATTCGTCGGTTATCGTTGCTCTTTGTGCCAAACAGAATACGCTCCTGGTGAGGTGACTTACACTTGTCTGAAGGATGGTGGCAATTTGGATATTGTCCTCGATTACGAGGCCATCAAAGCCAAATACCAGCCAGAGGACATCCTCTCCCGGACCGATCCGTCGCTTTGGCGGTATCGTCCGCTATTGCCTGTTACCATGCCCGAAGGCGACTCGACTCCTCTCCATGTTGTGGGCGGGACCCCGGTATTCAAATTAACTTCTCTTTCCAAAAAACTTGGTTTAGAAAACCTGTGGCTAAAAGACGAATCGCGGAATCCCACCGCCTCGTTCAAGGACCGCGCTTCGGCCATCGTTGTAGCACGCGCAAAAGAGATCAAGGCTGAGGTCGTAGTCACCGCTTCCACTGGCAACGCGGGCGCGGCCCTCGCAGGCATGTCTGCGGCCGTGGGGCAAAAGGCCGTCATCTTTGCCCCGAAGTCTGCTCCACAAGCCAAAGTGGCGCAGTTGTTGATCTTCGGCGCGAAAGTCATTCTCGTTGACGGAACTTATGATGACGCCTTTGATCTGACAATCAAATGTGCAAATGAGTTTGGATGGTACTGTCGCAACACGGGCTACAATCCATTCACAGCGGAAGGTAAGAAGACCGCCGCCTTTGAGATCTGGGAATGGTGGGAAGAGACCCATCGTCAATGGCATGAAAAGGTTGGCGCAGATGTAGACCACTCACCTTTGACGGTCTTTGTCTCAGTGGGGGATGGGAATATCATCTACGGTATCCATAAAGGATTCAAAGACCTCGTCCAACTCGGTTGGCTTCCCCGTTTTCCGCGCATCATCGGTGTGCAGGCTGAAGGTTCTGCCGCTGTAGCCAATGCCTTCCACGGGAACACAGAGACCATCACGCCCGTCTCTGCAAAGACGATTGCCGATTCGATCTCCGTCGACTTGCCTCGTGATGGAGTGAGAGCGGTCCGTGCAGCGAAAGAAACCAATGGTACGTATATCACAGTAACTGACGATGAAATTTTGCAAGCCATTGCCGAGCTGGGTAAGGTTGGAGTCTTCCCCGAACCGGCTGGGGCGGCGGCTTATGCCGGGCTGGTCAAAGGAGCAGGTTCCGGCGTCGTAAGAGCCGAAGATCCCATCCTGGTGTTGAATACCGGTAGCGGTCTCAAAGATGTCCGTGCGGCCATGCAGGCTGTCAAAGAAGCTCCTATTATTGAACCAACTTTGAATGCAGTTAAAAAGGTCTTATGA